A genomic stretch from Acinonyx jubatus isolate Ajub_Pintada_27869175 chromosome E2, VMU_Ajub_asm_v1.0, whole genome shotgun sequence includes:
- the LOC106974703 gene encoding free fatty acid receptor 2 isoform X1 — MGATMTNWRSSVILTAYIVIFLTGLPANLLALRAFVGRVRQPHPAPVHILLLSLTLADLLLLLLLPFKMVEAAYNFRWHLPELLCALTGFGFYSSIYCSTWLLAGISIERYLGVAFPVQYKLSRKPVYGVIAAVVAWVMSFGHCTIVIIGQYLNSTQQTPNTNGITCYENFTETQLNVVLPVRLELCLFLFFVPMVITIFCYWRFVWIMLTQPHVGAQRRRRAVGLAVVTLLNFLVCFGPYNISHLVGYYTKKSPPWRVEAVVFSSLNASLDPLLFYFSSSAVRRAFGKGLQILRHQGSSLLGRKGRETAEGASGDRGVSQAEGAPSSDFTTD; from the exons atggg AGCAACCATGACAAACTGGCGCAGCTCCGTCATCCTCACGGCCTACATCGTCATCTTCCTCACCGGTCTCCCTGCCAACCTCCTGGCCCTGCGGGCCTTCGTGGGGCGGGTCCGCCAGCCTCACCCTGCACCCGTCCACATCCTCCTGCTCAGCCTGACGCTGGCGgacctcctgctgctgctgctgctgcccttcAAGATGGTTGAGGCCGCCTATAACTTCCGCTGGCATCTGCCCGAGCTGCTCTGCGCCCTCACAGGTTTCGGCTTCTACAGCAGCATCTACTGCAGCACGTGGCTCCTGGCGGGCATCAGCATCGAGCGCTACCTGGGAGTGGCTTTCCCCGTGCAGTACAAGCTGTCCCGCAAGCCTGTGTACGGAGTGATTGCTGCCGTGGTCGCCTGGGTCATGTCCTTTGGTCACTGCACCATCGTGATCATTGGTCAGTACTTGAACTCAACCCAGCAGACCCCAAACACGAATGGAATCACTTGCTATGAGAACTTCACCGAAACGCAGCTGAACGTGGTGCTTCCGGTGCGGCTGGAGCtgtgcctcttcctcttcttcgtCCCCATGGTGATCACCATCTTCTGCTACTGGCGCTTTGTGTGGATCATGCTCacccagccccacgtgggggccCAGAGGCGGCGCAGAGCTGTGGGGCTGGCTGTTGTGACCCTCCTTAATTTCCTGGTGTGCTTCGGGCCTTACAACATATCCCACCTGGTGGGGTATTACACGAAGAAAAGCCCCCCGTGGCGGGTCGAAGCCGTGGTGTTCAGTTCCCTCAATGCCAGTCTGGACCCCCTGCTCTTCTACTTCTCTTCATCGGCTGTGCGCAGAGCCTTTGGAAAAGGGCTGCAGATACTGCGACATCAGGGCTCCTCCCTGTTGGGAcgcaaaggcagagagacagcggAGGGGGCGAGTGGGGACAGGGGTGTGAGTCAAGCCGAGGGAGCACCGAGTTCCGACTTCACTACAGACTAG
- the LOC106974703 gene encoding free fatty acid receptor 2 isoform X2, which translates to MTNWRSSVILTAYIVIFLTGLPANLLALRAFVGRVRQPHPAPVHILLLSLTLADLLLLLLLPFKMVEAAYNFRWHLPELLCALTGFGFYSSIYCSTWLLAGISIERYLGVAFPVQYKLSRKPVYGVIAAVVAWVMSFGHCTIVIIGQYLNSTQQTPNTNGITCYENFTETQLNVVLPVRLELCLFLFFVPMVITIFCYWRFVWIMLTQPHVGAQRRRRAVGLAVVTLLNFLVCFGPYNISHLVGYYTKKSPPWRVEAVVFSSLNASLDPLLFYFSSSAVRRAFGKGLQILRHQGSSLLGRKGRETAEGASGDRGVSQAEGAPSSDFTTD; encoded by the coding sequence ATGACAAACTGGCGCAGCTCCGTCATCCTCACGGCCTACATCGTCATCTTCCTCACCGGTCTCCCTGCCAACCTCCTGGCCCTGCGGGCCTTCGTGGGGCGGGTCCGCCAGCCTCACCCTGCACCCGTCCACATCCTCCTGCTCAGCCTGACGCTGGCGgacctcctgctgctgctgctgctgcccttcAAGATGGTTGAGGCCGCCTATAACTTCCGCTGGCATCTGCCCGAGCTGCTCTGCGCCCTCACAGGTTTCGGCTTCTACAGCAGCATCTACTGCAGCACGTGGCTCCTGGCGGGCATCAGCATCGAGCGCTACCTGGGAGTGGCTTTCCCCGTGCAGTACAAGCTGTCCCGCAAGCCTGTGTACGGAGTGATTGCTGCCGTGGTCGCCTGGGTCATGTCCTTTGGTCACTGCACCATCGTGATCATTGGTCAGTACTTGAACTCAACCCAGCAGACCCCAAACACGAATGGAATCACTTGCTATGAGAACTTCACCGAAACGCAGCTGAACGTGGTGCTTCCGGTGCGGCTGGAGCtgtgcctcttcctcttcttcgtCCCCATGGTGATCACCATCTTCTGCTACTGGCGCTTTGTGTGGATCATGCTCacccagccccacgtgggggccCAGAGGCGGCGCAGAGCTGTGGGGCTGGCTGTTGTGACCCTCCTTAATTTCCTGGTGTGCTTCGGGCCTTACAACATATCCCACCTGGTGGGGTATTACACGAAGAAAAGCCCCCCGTGGCGGGTCGAAGCCGTGGTGTTCAGTTCCCTCAATGCCAGTCTGGACCCCCTGCTCTTCTACTTCTCTTCATCGGCTGTGCGCAGAGCCTTTGGAAAAGGGCTGCAGATACTGCGACATCAGGGCTCCTCCCTGTTGGGAcgcaaaggcagagagacagcggAGGGGGCGAGTGGGGACAGGGGTGTGAGTCAAGCCGAGGGAGCACCGAGTTCCGACTTCACTACAGACTAG